tttttaaagtaatgttttccttttcccttttttgtatTACACATGACCATAGCGTAGTAACGCTGTTAAGCTGATTTTTATATCCTGTAAAAAGATCTAAAAAAAagagtataaaaaaaacaaaaaaaaaaccacccaaacCCTCAACCACAAGAATCATCTCTGCCCGAACAGgtacaaattttggccctgggtggagagaagcaattgtggttaagtgtcttgctcaaggagacaagtgtcacgaccgggattcgaaccctcaaccTGTTGACTCTGCACCATAAACCTAGAGTATGATGCAATTGTGACTGGCTTTTTGATGTTTGTAGTGCTTTTTAAACTTGTGCGAGCAATGTAGTAATttcttctttaaagacactggacaatgtTTGCCAAAGACCTGTCTTCACAGTATGCAACATATGCgtacaatttgagctcaatcgggtgtcgaagttgcgagatgaacttaatgaatgaaaaacagaaacccttgtcgcaccatggtcacacgaagttgtgtgctttcggatgtttgattttgatacctcaaattctaaatcaaaggtctcgaaatcaagttcgtggaaaactacattacttcagagggagccgtttctcacaatgttttatactatcaaactctcctaactactcgttaccaagaaatgtattatgctaataattattttgagtaattaccaatagtgtccactgcctttacggaGGTTAATCAAGTTTTCTTATGGCTCATGTCCGATGTCTTAGATTGACTAACTGGtcgcctgtaaattgcctcgagTTACATGTTCCTTCAGAACCAAGCacaaattgaattgattgatcaataattgattgattgattgattgattgacaaaTTAACAGTGATTATTGTTTCCTATTATTTATAGGTACTTCAAGACTCTCTCAAAAATGCACCGCCTCATACTTGGACTCGCCGTGCTGATCGGTTGTATCAGCCTCGTCCCCAAATCAGCAGAAGCTAGTTGTCCTTCAGGGTAAGAGGATGATGTAGATCTAACATTTGTAGAGTGTAAacacgttaaaggcagtggacactattggtaattactcaaaataattatcagcataaaaacctcacttggtaacgagtaatggggagaggttgataatataaaacattgtgaaaaacggctctgaagtgacgtatttttcgagaaagaagtaattttccacgaatttgttttcgagaactcaagtttaaaatttgaggtctcgaaatcaaacagctgaaagcacactgcttcgtgtgacaaggatgttttttcctttctttcttaGCTATCTCGCAAccccgacgaccaatcaagctcaaattttcacaggtttgttattttatgcatatgttgagatacaccaagtgagaaaactttaaaggcactggactaaTATGGTAGTtctcgaagaccagtctttttatttggtgtgtctcaacatatgcatacaataacaaacccatGAAAAATGGAtccaaatggtcgtcgaagttgcgagataataatgaaagaacagacacccttgtcgcacaagttgtatgctttcagatgttcGAAATCGAGacgtcagctgaggtctcgaattcaaatcaaatatttttttgataaattacatctttctcgaaactaaAAGTGAAAGACTTTTATCAAACCTAGTAAAAAGCTCAATTTCAATACTTTGAATAAGTTTCAGTTTTGACACGGAACATAGTTTTGTTTTCACCATTATGCCGTACAAGTCACTTACACGCATTTATAGCTCATTTTTATTAATGAAAAACCTGGCTTGTCTTTAATCATCAAAGTGTGCACCTAACGACAATGTTTCGATAAATTTCAACATATTGAATGAATTTTGCTTTGTacgtttttgattttgttttataattatcaattattgattgtttttacttCAGCTTGACAGAGTTCCAATGCCACCAATTACGACAGAGCGGAAGTTCGTTTAGCAGATCCCTCGACGAGTCAACAGAACTGTAAGCTTTTTCCCCCGGTAAAAGGTTTTATCGGTCACactcggcaaatgagcagctaatttcattttcatgcgtttgaattaaagctgtttgcctctccagttgttactgttgattcaaattcagaattcggccatttaATTTCCTTTTGAGTTGAGTCAAATTcatttagcactctgttcaatttagcgtatcgtcattctttttcgtgacaaacACGCCTCAATaagcgtctgtgaatttgaatgctgctttgatgaattgtattattaaattgaattgaatgattacttttgttaaatcgaatgacgcaacagtACATTTTGACTAATCAAAAACCAAATAGAATTACCCTTTTCATAaacattcgatttcgcgcgaaatagaatagcttggtggttgaaatggctgctcatttgccgaaattgaccgataattttttttacatgaaaACAATGAGTGATGAGCCGTGTGTTACGTACAATTAAGTACTGTACCAGGTCTCGAATTTCTTAGATGTGCTTAAGCACAACGAGTGGCCAAGCACACAaaaatgttaccagccaaaacaccatgtcacacGTACAcattgtgactggtgtcctgctcatttctgctaagcaagcaatTGTTGAACAACAGTTTCATGAGTCACACATAGAGGGCAAACATGGCATTCAATACAAAATTACTCCTCGAATTCCTATCATTTCACTTGTTTGTTTTCCCTTTCTCGTTTCGTCTGTTTTAGTCGAAATCTCAATCTTAACGAACTGGACGATGACACCCTAAAGAGGGCGCTAGATATGTTGCTTGCTGAGAAAGCGATGGAGGAATTCGAAGTTGAGGAGACGGAAACCACAGAGATGAGGAAACGTCTTGAAGAAGAGAAACAGCTAAGATCACAGTACGAGCGAGTCAGGGAACTTCTTAACAAACTTCTTCAAGAATAGACCATCAGCAaccccaaaataaaacaactgaaTCCCATTACAAACTGAAACACACATATTTTTTGTTGTCATACACGGGACCTACACGGGAGCTTAGTGTCCCAAGCGAAGAAAAACTCATTCCTTGTTAAGTATTaaaatttttgcaaaaaagaTTAGCAGTCTACGTCCggggtttgaacaaaaacaccattgagTCCAAAGCTTTTAACTTTTCGGCCACGACAGGTAGGCCAAAATTATTATCTATAATTTGTCTGCCTTTTCGATCATACTACCGCTGACCAAAACTAAAGAGGTGAAGCCAAAAAAATGACAAGAGCTAAGAAAATTCACACATTCTATATTTTGCATCCCGTGGAGACATCTGTTGTTTTTTTACTGAACCTTTAGTCAATCAATTTCCTTACGTTGTACACAACATTTCTTGTCGAGCACCCGAGTCTCATTAGAACTTCCTTATGAAGAATCTTAGTTTTTCCTTATCTGTCTTGTTCTATATACCTCCTGGAAGtagtgattttttaaaaaaataaataaataaaaaaactttttcatgACTTGTTCTAAAACGTTTCGCtttaaaggccgagtcacactgcagcgataacgaaaacgaaaacgatcacgacgcaaagagaacgcattctattggttgaatttctCTGCACTACGCACACGCCCATTCAACCAATCGgaaaccaatcgagggcgtgtgttgttaacattctcgttttcgttctcgttaaaTATTGAGGCCTCTGGTATCGGGCCCTTTTTTCCATTAATAGTGTTTATTATATTAAGGGCATTAAACTAGTTTTGTCAGACGTTCAATCTCAAACGTCGtgaaatatttcaatttttgtGATGCAACATGCGCGCTTGTGGGCATTTGTTTGTGAGAGGAAAGCGTTTGGGCCacagcgcctttgagcaaacttttgatttaggcgcttttcaaattatgtttgtttgattgattggtaGCACGCATATAAAAAGGAAAACTCTTTAAAgtgtttatattattaaatattataccAGTTTCTATGCCCTAACGTTGTATACATGTCTTTCAGTGTAGCCTATGTTTTTAAGTTTAGTAATCAATGTATTataaatcaatttattttacaacGATCAATTACGCCACAAACGTCACATCACAACCAGTATGCATACTTTTCgaatccgcgcgagacttgcaagAGTCTTGCGAGTGTTCGGGACCAGTTGGTCTCACTTACATTCGACTCAAGGGGGCGCTATTTCGAGATTAGGACGTCATATTATGCAAGGTGCCTTTAATTGGATCCGAAACTAATCAAGGGAGTACAGCATGGTCGCTCTCGCATGCTTTTGAACTCGTCGTCCATGCATTGGATGAAAACGAGGCTAACAAAACGAGAACAACGAAACCGAGGCTATATACCTTAAACACGATTGAATGATCACTACAACATTGTTTGACAAACGTACTTGCAAAGTGATTGCAACAAGTATGAAATAAACTCACacacaatattattttgaaacacactgtgtttatttgttgtttatttacttcGTGTTTAAA
This region of Asterias amurensis chromosome 22, ASM3211899v1 genomic DNA includes:
- the LOC139953913 gene encoding uncharacterized protein; the protein is MHRLILGLAVLIGCISLVPKSAEASCPSGLTEFQCHQLRQSGSSFSRSLDESTELRNLNLNELDDDTLKRALDMLLAEKAMEEFEVEETETTEMRKRLEEEKQLRSQYERVRELLNKLLQE